The DNA sequence GTCAGCCTGATGTCCGGCTTGAACGGATATTCCGTGTCCAGCGTCAGCGCGACGCCCTTCGCCTTCCACTGCGCCTCGGACGGGATGTAGAGATTGACGAACAGCGTGTCGTCACCCTGCCAATAGATGGAATCGCCATGTTTGGCGTGGCTTTCCATGCCCGATCCGACGCAGCACCAGAAGGCGTCCTCGTCCGGCTGCGAATAGCCGCGCGGCGCGCCGCTCATCATCGGCGTCATATAGGTGAAGCCGGCATTGGCCGGGTTCTGCGCCGACATGACGTGGTTGAGGTGCGCCCGCTCATAATAATCGAACAGCGCGCCGTCGGGCTGCCAGCCATAGAGATGCCGGGTCAGCTTCAGCATATTATAGCTGTTGCAATGTTCGCAGGTGGATTCGGTCAGGTGCAGCGCCACCGTATCGGGTTCGAAGAAATATTCGCGGTCGGCATTGCCGCCGATGACATAGCTGTGATGCTGCGTCACCCGGTCGAAGAAGAAGCGCGCGGCGCGGCCCGGCTCCTCCTTGCCGGTCAGTTCATGGATGCGCGCCAGCCCGATCAGCTTGGGCACCTGCGTATTGGCGTGGAAGTTGGTGAGCTTGTCCTCCTGCGCCACCAGCGGGTCCAGCACCCGCCGGTCATAGATACGCTCCGCCACCGCCAGCCATCGCGCGTCGCCGGTGCGGGCATAAAGTTCGGCATAGCTGTCATTGAGGCCGCCATATTCGCAGCCCAGCAAGAGCTGCATCTGCGCGTCATTCAGCGCCGCGAATACCGTCTCGAAATAGCCGGCCAGGCCGATCACCACCGCCAGTGCCTTGGCATTGCCCCAGGCTGCGTTCACGTCCAGCAGGCCGGCGAAATATTTATGGACGGTATAGAGCGGCGACCAGCTTCCGTTGAGGTCGAAGCCACCCGACTTGATCTGCCCCTGCATCACTTCGGGGAAAATCTGCTCGCCATCGACAATCTGGCCGTCCTTGGTCTTGCGGCCGAGCGCGCCGATATAGCCGTCCTTGCGCTGCGCCTGGCACAATGCCAGTTCATCGACGATATAGTCGGCCCGGCGACGGCATTCGTCATTGCCGGTCTGCTGCCAGCCCAGCACCAAAGCGGTCATATAATGGCCCAGCGTATGGCCGGCGATCGTGTCGGATTCCCAGCCGCCATAAATCGGCGCCTTCGGCTCCAGCCCGGCATATTTGCGGAAATTATGCAGGAAGCGATCGGGGCTGAGCGACAGCAGATAGGCGATATTCACCTCAACCGCAGTCGCATAGTCGGACGGGCGCAGGCGCACATCGGTCAGCGGCAGCGGCCGGGCGCGCAGCGTAATCCGGGGCGCGATCGCGGCCATGCCCGAAAAGGGAATAGCGCAGACGGCAAGGGCGGCGACCCCCGCCAGCCACTCGCGGCGATTGGCTTGCATTTCCAAACACTCCTACTGAATATCGTATACTATACGATAGGGCGGGCACCCTCGCTGTCAATCCCCCTTTGTCGGACAATTGGAAAAGCGTTCCCGGCCAATATGTTACAGATGATCAGCGGCGCAGCGCGACCTTCATGTCGGCCAGCGCCAGTTCGATCAGGGTCCGCATCGCCTTTTGCGCCTGACGCGGATTCTGCGCGGCAATCTCCTTATAAAGTGCGCGATGTTCGGGCATCGGGTCGCGCGGCGCGTCCTGCACGCGTTGCTTGGTAGCCGTGGTCCAGGCGATCGCCGACATGATCGAACTGGACAGCGCATAGAGCATCTCATTCTGCGCCGCCTCCATCAGCAGGCCGTGGAAGCGCTGATCCGCCGCCCGCCCCTTCTCCGTCGCCAGCGTATAATGTTCCATCGCATCAAGCGCATTGGCCATGTCGACCAGTTGCCCGTCATTGCGGCGCAGCGCCGCCATCTCCGCCGCCTGCGGCTCCACCACCATGCGCAGTTCGAACAGGTCGCGCAGAAACTCCTCGCTCGGCGCGGACTGAATCTGCCAGGCCAGCACATCGGGATCGAGCATACTCCATTTGCGGCGCTCATTGACCTTGGTCCCGGCCTTTGGCCGGCTGCTGACCAGCCCCTTGGCGGTCAGGATGCGGAACGCCTCGCGCAGCGCCGATCGCGATATGCCCAACGTCTCGGCATGATCGACCTCGGCGGCGAATATATGGCCGACCGGCAGCGCGCCGCTGACGATCTGGATCGCGATCCGCTGCGCCACGGCATGGTGCAGCCGCCCCGTCATCAGCGGGACGATAGTGCCGCCCTGCCCCAAAAGCCGCTGCTCATCCATGCTTGTTACCCCGTCCTTTCGCACCTCCTACCATGTCGCATCACCAAAGGCAGCATGAAAAAGGCAGATCATATATCGTATAATCTTGTTGACCTGTCCATGGTTCACGGTCATGACGGCTCCATCTTTCCAGAAATAGCAGGTGTCAGCTCCCGTGCGTGCCCGTCTTACTCCTGTTTCCCGCTCGATCAGCCTGCTCGCCATCGCCTGCGCGACCATCGCGACTCCGGCGTCGGCCCGGTCCGGCGCATCCGTCACCGCCGCGCCGGACATCGTTGCCCGCTACGCGCTGTCGGACAAGTTTACCGGCCAGTCTCTCGCCGACCTGATCGATAATGCGGATGTCGCGCCGCGCTTCGTCGGCAAAGGGCTGCTCTATCGCACCGGCAATCGGCGCAGCCAGAACTATATCTATGTCGATCTCGCCACGCTGGCAAAGCAACAGGTTGCGACCACCGCGCAATTGCTCGCCGCGCTGACCGCCGCGACCGGCAAGCCGGTAAACGTCGACGGCGCGCAGATCACCGATGTCGATTATGACCCCGCCGCCCGCACCCTCCGCTTCCGCGCGCTGGACGGCCTCTGGTCACTCGATGCCGACGGCAAGGCCGTGCGCGTCGCGGAGGAGAAGAAGGACGACCTCTCCCTCCCCTCCCCCGACGGCCGTTTCCATATCGTCGCGCGCGACTTCAACCTGATCGCCATCGACAGCAGGAGCGGCAAGCAGGTCGCCCTCACCACCGACGGCACGCGTGAGCAGCCCTATGGCCGCTCCATCCCGCAACTGGCCGACATATTGCGCGCAGGCACCGAAGAACCCGACATGCCCGTTTCCGGCGCATGGTCGCCCGACGGCCGCTATCTGCTGAGCTGGCGGCTCGACACGCGCGATGTCAAGAAGCTGTCCATCACCCAGCAAAACCCGCCGGGCAGCCTCTATCCGCGCAGCTTCTCCTATGTCTATCCGCTCGCCGGCGCGGAAAAGCTGCCGCAGGCGACACGCTTCACCATCGACATCGAACAGGCGATGCGCAGCGGCAAAGCGACGATCGTGCCGCTGGCAATCCCGTCCGAATCCATCCTCTATCCCTCGCCACCCGACATGGGCTGGGTAAACGGCAAGCCGCGCATCCTGTGGACCGAACGCGGCTACAGACAGCAGGCCGTCTATCAGGCCGACCCCGATACCGGCGCCGCGCGCATCGTCGCGCATGAGGCGGTGACGCCGCTCGTCACCGTCACCTCCAGCATGATCCTGCCCGCCCCGGACCTGGGCGGAGAACTCTCCATCTCCGAACGGTCCGGCTGGGCGCAGCTCTATCTTGTCACCCCCGATGCGCCCGATGGCGGAAAACCGCTTACTTCGGGGGAATGGGAAGTGCTGTCGGTCGACCATGTCGCCGGGGACAAATCCTCTCTGGTCGTAACTGGCGTCGGCCGGGAAAAGGCGCGCAACCCCTATTGGCGCGCCCTCTATCGCGTGCCGCTGAGCGGCGGCGATCCGATCGAACTGACGCCCGAACCGCTGGACCATGACGCGACCCTGTCGGACGATGGCCAATGGATCGTGGATCAGATGTCCAGCCCGACCCGCCCGACCCGCGCCGTGCTGCGCGACGGGCAAACCGGCCGGATCGTCATGGACCTCGCCACCGCCGACGACAGCCGCCTGCGCGCGGCGGGCTATACATCGCCCGAACCGTTCCAGGGCGTCGCGGCGGACGGCCATACGCCCATCTATGGCATGATCTTCCGCCCGGCGAACTTCGACGCGAAGCGCCGCTATCCGGTGATCGACAATGTCTATACCGGCCCGACCACGACCGACGTGCCCGCCACCTGGAACGACGCCCATCGCGTCGCCGGCAATGCCGTGGCCCAGATCGGTGCGATCGTGGTGATGATCGACGGCACCGGCACATCACGCCGGGGACAGGCCTTCCGCCTGCCCGCCTATCGGAATCTGGGCGAAGTGGGTCTGGACGACCATATCGCCCTCATCCGCCAGATGGCCGCACAATATCCCTATATGGACGTGACCCGCGTCGGCGTGTTCGGCGGATCGGCGGGCGGCTATGACACCGCCCGCTTCGTCTTGCGGCGGCCGAATTTCTTCACGGTCGGCGTCTCCTCATCGGGCAATCACGACCTGCGGCTGGACAAGACATGGTGGCCCGAAGTGTCCATGGGCAACCCGGACGAAGCGACATGGGAGCGCAACAGCAACATGTCGGTCGCGGGCAACCTCATGGGCAAGCTGCTGCTGATCCATGGCGACATAGACGATAACGTCCCGGTGACGGAGAGCTTCCGCCTCGCCAAGGCGTTGATGGACGCCGGCCGCGATGTCGATCTGGTCGTGCTGCCCAACACCACCCACCGGGTCTATCAGCCCTTCTTCTGGAAGAAGCTGCGCGACTATTTCACGCTCAACCTGCTGGGCGAAACGCCCCCGGCACTGACGGCTCCAAAGGCCGCGCCCACCCCCGCCGCGCAATGACGAGGATGATGATGACCAAGACGCTCCCCCTGATCGCGCTGCTGCTGGCGTCCACGCCGGTGCTGATCCCGGCAACCACCGCCTTTGCCGAGGCCCAGCCCGCAAAGAAGGTCTTTCCGCCGATCGCAAGGACAGCCTTCAAGACCCCGGCCTTCGACCTCGCCCTGCGCACCGACACGCAGACGCTCGCGCACCTCTCGCCCGGCGGCGACACGGCGTTCGACTTCGTTCCCGCCGCGCGCGAGGCGGAGCGCGCCGGCGACGGCTATGTCCATATCGGCGACATCCATATCCGCCTGAAAAGCGGCAGTGGCGCATGGCAGGACTTTTCCTCCGCCCATGCCCGCAAGCCGATCGTCAAGCTGGCGGCGCGCGGCAACATATTGGCCGCCGCCGATATCAGCGCCTCCATGGGCGCCGGCATCCCGCTGCGTGTCGAACGCCACTGGGTCAACGACAATGGCGTCCTCGCCCTGGGCTTCACCCTGGTCAACACCAGCCGCGAGCCTGTCGAGATCGGCGCGCTGGGTATGCCGATGGTGTTCGACAATATCATCCTCGACCGCGATCTGGATCAGGCCCATGCGCAGGCCAGCTTCGTCGATCCCTATATCGGCCGCGACGCCGGCTATGTGCAGGTGACGCGCCTCAATGGCCAGGGTCCGGCACTGCTGGTGCTGCCCGAAAAGAACACGCCGCTGGAGGCCTACCGCCCCGTGCTGGAAGCCCGCGCCGCGCCGAAGGACGACATCTTCACCGACCGCAGCCCGCGCACCCAGGTATCCGAAGGCTTTTACGACTGGACCGTCGCCAGCAAGGGCTTTGTCGAAAAGGAATGGGCCAAGGCCGGCCCGCAATGGAATGACGCGACCAGCATCATACTCGCGCCCGGTCAGAGCCGCACCATCGGCCTGCGCTTCGTCACGTCACCCTCCATCCGCGGAATCGAGGACACGCTGGTCGCCAACAGGCGCCCCGTCGCGGTCGGCATTCCCGGCTATGTCGTGCCGACCGACCAGCAGGCGAGCCTCTATCTCAAATCCCCCAGCCCGGTCGCGAAGATCGAGAGCTTCCCCGCCGGCGCGCTCACCGCGACCCCGACCGAAAGCGGCACCGGCTGGGCGCGCTATGATGTGAAGGCATCGGGCTGGGGTCAGGCGCGCCTGACCGTCACCTATGCCGACGGACAGGCCCAGACCGTCAGCTACTATATCACCAAGCCGCTGGAGCAGGTGATGGCCGATATCGGCCATTTCACCACCACCAGCCAATGGTATGAAGGCAAGGACGATCCCTTCCAGCGCTCCCCCGCCATCCTCTCCTACGACCGGGAAGAGAATAAGATACTGACGCAGGACGGCCGCGTCTGGGTCGCGGGCATGAGCGACGAAGGCGGCGCGGGCAGTTGGGTCGCCGCCGCGATCAAGCAGCTCGACAATCCGAACCCGGAGGAAGTCGCCAAGCTCGAACGCATGGTCAACGAAACTGTGCTGGGCCATCTTCAGGTCGCACAAGGGCCACAGGCCGGCGCGGTGAAGAAGAGCCTCTTCTACTACGATCCCAAGTTATTTCCCGACTATTACGACCCTTCGATCAACTGGAAGAACTGGACCGCCTGGCCGAAGAAAGAAGCCGACGATCTCGGCCGCTCCTATAATTACCCCCATGTCGCGATCGGCCATTGGGTGCTGTATCGCCTCGCCCGTGACAGTCAGGGTCTGGTGAAGCAGCATGACTGGCGCTTCTATCTCGACTGGGCCTATCGCACTTCGGTCGCGATGATGCGCGACGCGCCCTATTATGCCCAGTTCGGCCAGATGGAGGGCGATGTCTTTCTCGACATCCTCAAGGATCTGAAGCGCGAGGGTCTGACGACGCAAGCGACCGAGATGGAAAAGCTGATGAAGGGCCGCGCCGATCACTGGCGCACGCTCAAATATCCGTTCGGCAGCGAAATGGCGTGGGATTCGACCGGTCAGCCCGAAGTCTATGCCTGGATGCGCTATTTCGGCTACCAGCCGCAGGCCGATGTGACCAAAGAGGTGATCCTGGGCTATGATCCCACCATCCCAAGCTGGGGCTATAATGGCAATGCCCGCCGCTATTGGGACTTCCTCTATGGCGGGAAAGTGTCGCGGATCGAGCGGCAGATTCATCATTATGGCTCCGCGCTCAACGCCGTGCCCCTGTTCGACGCCTATCGCCAGAACCCCGACGACCTGCATCTGCTGCGCGTCGCCTATGGCGGCATGATGGGCGGCATCACCAATATCGACCAGCAGGGTTTCGGCTCCGCCGCCTTCCATAGCTGGCCCGACATGATGCAATGGGATGCGCTGACCGGCGATTATGGCATGGGCTTTTATGGCCATGCGATCGCATCGGCCACCTATGCGGTGCAGGACAGGGATCTGGGCTGGCTCGGCTTTGGCGGCAAGGTCAC is a window from the Sphingobium sp. CAP-1 genome containing:
- a CDS encoding glycoside hydrolase family 127 protein, encoding MQANRREWLAGVAALAVCAIPFSGMAAIAPRITLRARPLPLTDVRLRPSDYATAVEVNIAYLLSLSPDRFLHNFRKYAGLEPKAPIYGGWESDTIAGHTLGHYMTALVLGWQQTGNDECRRRADYIVDELALCQAQRKDGYIGALGRKTKDGQIVDGEQIFPEVMQGQIKSGGFDLNGSWSPLYTVHKYFAGLLDVNAAWGNAKALAVVIGLAGYFETVFAALNDAQMQLLLGCEYGGLNDSYAELYARTGDARWLAVAERIYDRRVLDPLVAQEDKLTNFHANTQVPKLIGLARIHELTGKEEPGRAARFFFDRVTQHHSYVIGGNADREYFFEPDTVALHLTESTCEHCNSYNMLKLTRHLYGWQPDGALFDYYERAHLNHVMSAQNPANAGFTYMTPMMSGAPRGYSQPDEDAFWCCVGSGMESHAKHGDSIYWQGDDTLFVNLYIPSEAQWKAKGVALTLDTEYPFKPDIRLTIDAAKQGAFALALRIPGWTNGRFGLTVNGAPVSVKPANGYAVVTRRWKKGDVVALSLPLDLRLEAAPGSPDVVAVLRGPMVMAADLGPAEMEWTGVEPAMVGEEPLAAFAPIVSDRPRYRTQNIIRPANLSFVPFYSQYERRSAVYFKRFSESAWKTEEAAFLTEQARQKDLAARSIDIMHLGEMQPERDHGLTSDLSYPASYRGRNGRDARSGGYFEFSMKVKPGPLLLQATYWGGERERSFDILIDNVKLATQSLDNDRPGKFLDVDYPIPEALTRGKSSVKVRFVPHDRSSAGPVFGVRLFTAKPATAA
- a CDS encoding FadR/GntR family transcriptional regulator, coding for MDEQRLLGQGGTIVPLMTGRLHHAVAQRIAIQIVSGALPVGHIFAAEVDHAETLGISRSALREAFRILTAKGLVSSRPKAGTKVNERRKWSMLDPDVLAWQIQSAPSEEFLRDLFELRMVVEPQAAEMAALRRNDGQLVDMANALDAMEHYTLATEKGRAADQRFHGLLMEAAQNEMLYALSSSIMSAIAWTTATKQRVQDAPRDPMPEHRALYKEIAAQNPRQAQKAMRTLIELALADMKVALRR
- a CDS encoding S9 family peptidase; the protein is MRARLTPVSRSISLLAIACATIATPASARSGASVTAAPDIVARYALSDKFTGQSLADLIDNADVAPRFVGKGLLYRTGNRRSQNYIYVDLATLAKQQVATTAQLLAALTAATGKPVNVDGAQITDVDYDPAARTLRFRALDGLWSLDADGKAVRVAEEKKDDLSLPSPDGRFHIVARDFNLIAIDSRSGKQVALTTDGTREQPYGRSIPQLADILRAGTEEPDMPVSGAWSPDGRYLLSWRLDTRDVKKLSITQQNPPGSLYPRSFSYVYPLAGAEKLPQATRFTIDIEQAMRSGKATIVPLAIPSESILYPSPPDMGWVNGKPRILWTERGYRQQAVYQADPDTGAARIVAHEAVTPLVTVTSSMILPAPDLGGELSISERSGWAQLYLVTPDAPDGGKPLTSGEWEVLSVDHVAGDKSSLVVTGVGREKARNPYWRALYRVPLSGGDPIELTPEPLDHDATLSDDGQWIVDQMSSPTRPTRAVLRDGQTGRIVMDLATADDSRLRAAGYTSPEPFQGVAADGHTPIYGMIFRPANFDAKRRYPVIDNVYTGPTTTDVPATWNDAHRVAGNAVAQIGAIVVMIDGTGTSRRGQAFRLPAYRNLGEVGLDDHIALIRQMAAQYPYMDVTRVGVFGGSAGGYDTARFVLRRPNFFTVGVSSSGNHDLRLDKTWWPEVSMGNPDEATWERNSNMSVAGNLMGKLLLIHGDIDDNVPVTESFRLAKALMDAGRDVDLVVLPNTTHRVYQPFFWKKLRDYFTLNLLGETPPALTAPKAAPTPAAQ
- a CDS encoding DUF5695 domain-containing protein, which gives rise to MMMTKTLPLIALLLASTPVLIPATTAFAEAQPAKKVFPPIARTAFKTPAFDLALRTDTQTLAHLSPGGDTAFDFVPAAREAERAGDGYVHIGDIHIRLKSGSGAWQDFSSAHARKPIVKLAARGNILAAADISASMGAGIPLRVERHWVNDNGVLALGFTLVNTSREPVEIGALGMPMVFDNIILDRDLDQAHAQASFVDPYIGRDAGYVQVTRLNGQGPALLVLPEKNTPLEAYRPVLEARAAPKDDIFTDRSPRTQVSEGFYDWTVASKGFVEKEWAKAGPQWNDATSIILAPGQSRTIGLRFVTSPSIRGIEDTLVANRRPVAVGIPGYVVPTDQQASLYLKSPSPVAKIESFPAGALTATPTESGTGWARYDVKASGWGQARLTVTYADGQAQTVSYYITKPLEQVMADIGHFTTTSQWYEGKDDPFQRSPAILSYDREENKILTQDGRVWVAGMSDEGGAGSWVAAAIKQLDNPNPEEVAKLERMVNETVLGHLQVAQGPQAGAVKKSLFYYDPKLFPDYYDPSINWKNWTAWPKKEADDLGRSYNYPHVAIGHWVLYRLARDSQGLVKQHDWRFYLDWAYRTSVAMMRDAPYYAQFGQMEGDVFLDILKDLKREGLTTQATEMEKLMKGRADHWRTLKYPFGSEMAWDSTGQPEVYAWMRYFGYQPQADVTKEVILGYDPTIPSWGYNGNARRYWDFLYGGKVSRIERQIHHYGSALNAVPLFDAYRQNPDDLHLLRVAYGGMMGGITNIDQQGFGSAAFHSWPDMMQWDALTGDYGMGFYGHAIASATYAVQDRDLGWLGFGGKVTGDGATVHIVPQDGARRRLFIAPAGLWITLEAGRIASADYDGASGQVVLTLDPADAATAKARLLFETTTKDGKPYAIAGATADRGGYAIPLGAATTRVTLTPR